In Deltaproteobacteria bacterium, the genomic window TGTGCTTGGTTCTGTTCTGATGTTTGATACGTCATCGTATGATTATACGATTTCATGGGCATTGATACTGACAGCCGTTGTTCTGACCTCGCTTTTCTTTATTGTTGCCTTGGGCCTTGCCCTAAAAGCAAGATTAAAGAAACCGGTTACAGGCATGGAAGGACTTATCGGGAATGTGGGCGATGTGATAAGCATAACGGATAAAAAAATAAAGGTGTTTATAGACGGCGCATACTGGAATGCTTATTCTGATAGTAATAATTTAAAGACAGGAGATAAAATTATTATTGAAAAAATTGATAATAATATGTTACTTAAGATCAAAAAAAAGGAGGATTAAAGTATGACTATTGTGTTCATTGTTGTTTTATTTGCGGTACTTTTGCTTATATCAGGTGTTAAGGTCTTAAAAGAGTATGAGCGTGCGGTTATTTTCAGACTCGGCAGGTTGATAGGTGCAAAGGGGCCTGGCATCCTCTACATAATTCCATTCATCGATAAGATGATCAGGATCAGCACAAGGGTCATTGCTCTCGATGTGCCTTCGCAGGATGTTATAACAAGAGACAATGTATCGATCAAAGTGAATGCCGTTGTATATTTCAAGGTGATAGATTCGAATAAGGCCGTTACGGAGGTAGAAAACTATTTGTTTGCAACATCGCAGATAGCTCAAACGACACTGAGAAGCGTTTGCGGGCAGGGAGAGCTTGATAAACTTTTAACAGAGAGAGAAAAGATCAATATGGAATTACAGGAGATCATAGATAAACACACGTCTCCCTGGGGTATAAAGGTTTCAACCGTTGAAGTAAAACAGATAGATATGCCTCAAGAGATGCAGAGTGCAATGGCAAGACAGGCGGTAGCCGAGAGAGACAGAAGGGCAAAGGTCATAAGCGCGGATGGTGAATCACAGGCTGCACAGAAGTATTCCGAGGCTGCAGGGGTGCTTTCAAGGGAGCCTGCTTCATTACAGTTAAGATATCTAAATACCCTTACAGAGATTGCTTCTGCAAACAACTCTACCATAATCTTCCCTATTCCGTTAGAGATGTTTAACATCTTTAACAAGAAGCCGTCGGATAATAAATAGAATCGTATTGATTCATCATACTTGTCCAAATGGGAAGGATTATAAAAGAAGAGGCTTACATAGCCTCTTCAAATGAGAGGATTCATCTCGATATATTCAATAACACAGGAGAGCAGCGAACTATTATTTTTTTCCCCGGGACCGGCACAGCATCTGAATTCTACTCTTCGTTCCTGGAAGCCCTCTCGTATAAAGGGTTTAATGTTGTTGGTATTGATCCTGTGGGTCATGGGCATTCTACAGGAACCCGCGGAGATTTTACAGTAGAGCAATTGCTTCAAAACTTGAGAGATGCCGTTTCTTATGTAAAAGAGAAGTTTCGAGGAAGGGTTGGTATAATGGGGAGCAGTCAAGGAGGTATTATAGTTTATTATGCCGCGCTTGAGGGTATATACGTTGATGCCGTTCTGGCACACAATGCAGCTCTTGTTTATAAAGAGATTCAGAACATAGTTAAGTATCCTCATTCGTTTAAAAAAGGTATGCCCGTAATAGATTATCTTAAAAGGGTATTACCAGCACTCAAGATGCCTACCTCTATTTATCTCAACTGGCATAAGGTTTTTAATGATAAGAAGATGCTAAAAGCTTTTAAAAATGACAAATTTTATGTAGGCTATTATACCATAAGGGCAATGGCATCATTGAAAAACTATATACCGGATATTAAAGGACTGCCGATGCCGCCAACAATGATAATTACCGGCTCAAAAGATGAGGTTATTCCAAAGGACGTATCGGAAAGGGCATTTTATCAGTTAAAGGGTAATTTCCATACCTTTGTGGAAATAGATCAAGCATCTCACATGTTACCTCTTGAATACATGCACCAGTTTTTACCGCGTGTTGTGGATTGGTTTTCGATAAAGCTTGGCTGAACCGAACTTTTCAAGGATATTTATTCGAGCTTTTTCATCTTCGTCCGAAGTTGTCTCAAAAATAATCCTCAGCTCTCTTAGTATGTATCTTTGCCACTGCGTTAATGATAGCGGATGTTTAAACTCAGACCGACGATGGTTTGATTTATTCTGCAAACTGGCGATTAATCCGCATAATTGCAGCATTATAATCCTTTGACGGCAAAAAAGGCAGGACATAATCCTGCCTTTTTAAAATCTACTGCATAATTTACATTAATGTTTAATCTTTGCCCATGATGTTTTGAAATCAAAACCCTTAAAGTTCGGACTATTTTTATTGTGGCACTTTACACATACAGCTGTCGGTTTTGGATTTAAGCCCTTTGCTTCTGCCTCTTTGAGATTCTTCATTACGCTAAAAGTCTTATACTCACTGCCGGGCCCATGACATTCTTCACACTGAACCCCTTTAAATTCTTTGTTGTCCCCGGTGATGTGACATTTAACGCATTCTGGTTTTGCCTGATCCGCCGGTGTTAACACATCAAACGCCTTTGCATGAGCTGTGTTTTTCCAAACATTGTACTGCTTCATGTGGCACATCTTACACTGGTTTACGCCAACGTAGCCTGGTGCTGCATTTGCTATTGATGAAAATACAACGGCTGAAAATGCTGCTGTCAATATGAAAATAATTTTTGTCAACTTCACAATATTCACCTCCTTTTATTTATACTATACAATAGTATTAATTGAGATCACTGTTTATTGTCAATTTTTTCCATTAAATATGTATTTATCTCCTGTGCCGCCTTTTTGCCGTCACCCATTGCAAGTATCACAGTAGCACCTCCCCTTACTATATCGCCGCCTGCGAACACTCCGTTTTTTGTTGTTACCGTTTCACCTTCTTTTACGATGATATTGCCCCACTTGTTTGTTTGTATGTCGGGTGTTGAAATAGGGATTAAAGGGTTTGCTCCATTACCGACTGCAACCACTACCAATTCAACATCAATTACAAATTCCGAGCCTTTTATCGGGACAGGCTTTCTCCTGCCTGAGGCATCAGGATCTCCAAGCTCCATTTTTATACATTCTATCCCTTGAACCCATCCATTTTCATCACCGATAATCCTGACAGGAGCTGTAAGAAATGTAAATTCAATACCCTCTTCCCTGGCATGATGTCTTTCCTCAAGTCTTGCAGGCATCTCTTCCCATGATCTTCTATATATAAGGTACGCGTGTTCTGCACCAAAACGTTTTGCTGTCCTTACAGCGTCCATAGCCGTATTCCCGCCGCCGATTACGGCAACATTTTTGGCCTTTGCTATTGGCGTATCATATTCTGGGAAGACATAAGCCTTCATGAGGTTCGTTCTTGTAAGATACTCATTGGCAGAATAAACGCCGTTTAAGTTTTCTCCCGACACGTTCATGAATACGGGCAGCCCTGCACCACTGCCGACAAAAACCGCATCGTACCCGGATTTGATCAGATCGTCGATTGTCATTGTTTTACCAACAACAAAGTTTGTTACTATCTCCACGCCGAGCTTTCTCAGATAATCTATTTCACTATTAACAATATCTTTTGGCAGTCTAAACTCGGGGATGCCGTATACAAGTACCCCGCCAGGTGTGTGCAATGCTTCAAATATAGTTACAGCATACCCCATTTTTACGAGTTCCGACGCTACCGTCAGACCGGATGGTCCTGAACCTACGATTGCTATCTTTTTACCTATAGGTGTATGTTTTTCAGGCGTTGAAATCTCTCCATTCGTTCTCTCCCAATCTGCTGCGAATCTCTCAAGATGTCCTATTGCAACGGACACCCCTTTATTGCCTACAACGCACACACCTTCACACTGTTCTTCTTGCGGACATACCCTGCCGCATATGGCAGGCAGGCTGTTGGATTCTTTTATCTTCTTTGCAGCCTCAGTGAATTTACCTTCTGCTATCAAAGATATAAACGAGGGGATATCTATATTTACAGGACACCCTGCAACACATAACGGTTTTTTACACAGCAGGCATCTTTGTGCCTCAAGCATAGCCATCTTTGGTGTATATCCATAATTTACTTCCTGGAAATTTGTGATTCTTACGCCGGAATCCTGTGCAGGCATTTTCTGCCTTTGTATTTTTAGTCTTTCTCTTGGTTCCATAATTAACCTACTTTTACAGTATTTTTAAATAGCTCTAATGATAATCTTTCTTCTTTTTGATAAACTTTAAGCCTTTTAGTCAATCCATCGAAATCTACCTTATGGCCGTCAAACTCCGGTCCGTCAACGCATGCAAACATTGTTTTACCTTCAATCACAACCCTGCATACCCCGCACATACCTGTTCCATCAAGCATAATAGGATTGAGGCTGACAACGGTGGGTATTGCATATTTCCTTGTGAGTTCTGAAACAGCTTTCATCATGGGAACAGGTCCTATTGCAAGCACAAAGTTGGGTATCGTATCATTGTTATTTATTAACTCCTGTAATGCATCTGTCACAAAGCCCCTTTTTGCATAGCTGCCATCGTCCGTTGTAACAATGAGCCTATCCGAAATCTTGCGCATTTCATCTTCAAGTATAAGCAGATCCTTTGTTCTTGCACCTATTATGCTTATCACTTCATTACCTGCCTCTTTAAACGCCTTTGTCGATGGTAAGGCTATTGCCGTGCCGACACCACCGCCTATTGTTACAACCCTGCCGAAATGTTCTATGTGGGATGGTTTACCAAGAGGTCCAACGACATCGGCAAGGAAATCACCTTCTATCATTGAGTTAAGAGCTGCTGTTGTTTTGCCTATGCTTTGAACGATAATTATTATCGTTCCTTTCTCTTTATAAGCACCTGCTATTGTTAATGGTATTCTCTCGCCTTTATCGTTGACTCTTATTATTACGAACTGACCCGGCTTTTGCGATCTTGAAACGTAAGGTGCTTCTACCTCAAACCATCCAATTGCCGGAGACAGCATACGTTTTTTTATGATTTTATTCACTTGGAAAGCTCCTTTACGAATTTTTCGTATTTTTCCTGATCCATCAGGGATTTCAATTCCTTCATATCAACGTTCTCTATTTCTATAAGCCATCCGTCACCCAGAGGATCTTCACCTATAATAACAGGGTTGTCCACTGCATCACTGTTTATCTCTATGACCTTGCCTGAAACCGGGGCTATAAGCTCAAACACTGTCTCTTCTGATTCAATGTGCCCGAATGATTTACCGCGGACCAACTTATCTCCTGCTTCCGGCAGCTCTATAAAATTTATATCTCCGAGCTGCTCCTGTATATAATCGGATATACCGATACGGGCAAGATTGTCCTCAATTAAAATCCATACGTGATTTTCATTGTACCAAAGTTCATCGATCATGATTTGGCCTCCTGATTTATTGATTTCTTGGGCTGATGGATAGACATTGAAAAGACATCCTC contains:
- a CDS encoding slipin family protein; the encoded protein is MTIVFIVVLFAVLLLISGVKVLKEYERAVIFRLGRLIGAKGPGILYIIPFIDKMIRISTRVIALDVPSQDVITRDNVSIKVNAVVYFKVIDSNKAVTEVENYLFATSQIAQTTLRSVCGQGELDKLLTEREKINMELQEIIDKHTSPWGIKVSTVEVKQIDMPQEMQSAMARQAVAERDRRAKVISADGESQAAQKYSEAAGVLSREPASLQLRYLNTLTEIASANNSTIIFPIPLEMFNIFNKKPSDNK
- a CDS encoding lysophospholipase — translated: MGRIIKEEAYIASSNERIHLDIFNNTGEQRTIIFFPGTGTASEFYSSFLEALSYKGFNVVGIDPVGHGHSTGTRGDFTVEQLLQNLRDAVSYVKEKFRGRVGIMGSSQGGIIVYYAALEGIYVDAVLAHNAALVYKEIQNIVKYPHSFKKGMPVIDYLKRVLPALKMPTSIYLNWHKVFNDKKMLKAFKNDKFYVGYYTIRAMASLKNYIPDIKGLPMPPTMIITGSKDEVIPKDVSERAFYQLKGNFHTFVEIDQASHMLPLEYMHQFLPRVVDWFSIKLG
- a CDS encoding cytochrome c family protein; this translates as MKLTKIIFILTAAFSAVVFSSIANAAPGYVGVNQCKMCHMKQYNVWKNTAHAKAFDVLTPADQAKPECVKCHITGDNKEFKGVQCEECHGPGSEYKTFSVMKNLKEAEAKGLNPKPTAVCVKCHNKNSPNFKGFDFKTSWAKIKH
- the gltA gene encoding NADPH-dependent glutamate synthase codes for the protein MEPRERLKIQRQKMPAQDSGVRITNFQEVNYGYTPKMAMLEAQRCLLCKKPLCVAGCPVNIDIPSFISLIAEGKFTEAAKKIKESNSLPAICGRVCPQEEQCEGVCVVGNKGVSVAIGHLERFAADWERTNGEISTPEKHTPIGKKIAIVGSGPSGLTVASELVKMGYAVTIFEALHTPGGVLVYGIPEFRLPKDIVNSEIDYLRKLGVEIVTNFVVGKTMTIDDLIKSGYDAVFVGSGAGLPVFMNVSGENLNGVYSANEYLTRTNLMKAYVFPEYDTPIAKAKNVAVIGGGNTAMDAVRTAKRFGAEHAYLIYRRSWEEMPARLEERHHAREEGIEFTFLTAPVRIIGDENGWVQGIECIKMELGDPDASGRRKPVPIKGSEFVIDVELVVVAVGNGANPLIPISTPDIQTNKWGNIIVKEGETVTTKNGVFAGGDIVRGGATVILAMGDGKKAAQEINTYLMEKIDNKQ
- a CDS encoding sulfide/dihydroorotate dehydrogenase-like FAD/NAD-binding protein, yielding MNKIIKKRMLSPAIGWFEVEAPYVSRSQKPGQFVIIRVNDKGERIPLTIAGAYKEKGTIIIIVQSIGKTTAALNSMIEGDFLADVVGPLGKPSHIEHFGRVVTIGGGVGTAIALPSTKAFKEAGNEVISIIGARTKDLLILEDEMRKISDRLIVTTDDGSYAKRGFVTDALQELINNNDTIPNFVLAIGPVPMMKAVSELTRKYAIPTVVSLNPIMLDGTGMCGVCRVVIEGKTMFACVDGPEFDGHKVDFDGLTKRLKVYQKEERLSLELFKNTVKVG
- the gcvH gene encoding glycine cleavage system protein GcvH, whose protein sequence is MIDELWYNENHVWILIEDNLARIGISDYIQEQLGDINFIELPEAGDKLVRGKSFGHIESEETVFELIAPVSGKVIEINSDAVDNPVIIGEDPLGDGWLIEIENVDMKELKSLMDQEKYEKFVKELSK